One stretch of Podospora bellae-mahoneyi strain CBS 112042 chromosome 2, whole genome shotgun sequence DNA includes these proteins:
- a CDS encoding hypothetical protein (COG:Q; EggNog:ENOG503NTX2), which produces MADTRKPAEAGPARHSHGAPSASFPTHNSPRTWFLTSSLSPLCIRLIRLLLAHGDYVVACLPPAEIENDDRSAEFRELINECKSNRKDREGWKDRIRGIRCDGRVMGQSGAAIAEAVQVFGRIDILLCCKFEAVIGTVEELSTTPRTRNLVRDQFETIFFSQVNFIKAALPQFRAQHTGHIIILTSIGGHIGTPGMSIYTAATWALEGYCDSLAYEIAPFNIKVTVVQPNKEIQSLTNKIVFAPQLPYYDSDVNPAPSVREIYGNMLNANPETAIDHLVGAEERPDDIQYRYPKLPAAAYDKLVMETVHALTAIGGHENPPARHIVGFDGAIAVKEKLKTVTEELEDFVEASVAVDIFDSELKKEARQGGENREGGGGGQGRYMSEDVQIGMM; this is translated from the exons ATGGCCGACACTCGAAAGCCAGCCGAAGCAGGCCCGGCAAGACACTCTCACGGCGCACCATCAGCTTCGTTCC CAACCCACAACTCGCCACGGACGTGGTTTCTCACATCCTCGCTATCACCGCTATGTATACGGTTGATCCGGTTATTACTAGCACACGGTGACTACGTGGTGGCCTGTCTACCACCGGCAGAAATCGAAAACGACGACAGAAGTGCCGAGTTCCGTGAGCTCATCAACGAATGCAAGAGCAACCGCAAAGACCGCGAAGGATGGAAAGATCGAATCAGGGGTATCCGGTGCGACGGCCGGGTAATGGGGCAGAGTGGTGCTGCCATAGCGGAAGCCGTCCAAGTCTTTGGCCGAATTGATATCTTGCTATGTTGCAAGTTTGAAG CTGTCATCGGCACGGTAGAAgaactctccaccaccccccggaCCCGCAACCTTGTCCGCGACCAGTTTGaaaccatcttcttctcccaagTCAACTTTATCAAAGCCGCCCTCCCCCAGTTCCGCGCTCAGCACACAGGTCACATCATCATTCTCACTAGCATCGGCGGGCATATCGGTACCCCGGGCATGTCGATCtacaccgccgccacctgGGCCCTCGAAGGCTACTGCGACTCCTTGGCCTACGAAATCGCCCCCTTCAACATCAAGGTCACTGTTGTTCAACCCAACAAGGAGATccaatccctcaccaacaagatCGTCTTCGCGCCTCAGCTACCGTACTATGACTCTGATGTGAACCCAGCACCGTCGGTGAGGGAGATTTACGGGAATATGCTGAACGCCAACCCAGAGACGGCGATTGATCACCTCGTGGGAGCGGAGGAGAGGCCGGATGATATACAATATCGGTATCCTAAActgccggcggcggcgtatGACAAGCTGGTAATGGAGACGGTGCATGCCTTGACGGCCATTGGGGGGCATGAGAACCCGCCGGCGAGGCATATTGTTGGGTTTGACGGGGCGATTGCTGTGAAGGAGAAGTTAAAGACGGTgacggaggagttggaggatttTGTGGAGGCGAGCGTGGCGGTGGATATTTTTGATAgtgagctgaagaaggaggcgaggcaggggggggaaaatagggaggggggagggggtgggcagGGGAGGTATATGAGCGAGGATGTGCAGA